From one Brachypodium distachyon strain Bd21 chromosome 4, Brachypodium_distachyon_v3.0, whole genome shotgun sequence genomic stretch:
- the LOC100830991 gene encoding uncharacterized protein LOC100830991 — MQPPKKPARVDTAEIKSQLVKKLGPQRAELYIHSLNKFLGFQLDKSEFDKICVAALGKENIKLHNSLVRSILSNAFMGLGPPPSRQTPTGNSQTSAVTNGPLGNGVPLPRRVRPLGNRDRRCTDKPSPLGKSPLGNPGAAEFVSVEDGEEVDQDRGSPLCVQSQSPIRAPLGVATVQQPQFSALRPSDVCYINGELPDTECLSKILQDKLDAEGLSMPVECANLLNSGLNAYIRQLLKSCLDVAKARGNTMRAHQANGNASSSSAALNGGLNNGSVLDSGRVYQASLVDLSTAVQSNPKLLGCDSVKQKDKIASHLAG, encoded by the coding sequence ATGCAGCCTCCCAAGAAGCCCGCCCGCGTGGACACGGCGGAGATCAAGTCGCAGCTTGTCAAGAAGCTTGGGCCCCAGCGTGCCGAGCTCTACATCCACAGCCTCAACAAGTTCCTGGGCTTTCAGCTTGACAAGAGTGAGTTTGACAAGATCTGTGTTGCTGCCTTGGGGAAAGAGAACATCAAGCTCCACAATTCCCTCGTCCGCTCAATTCTCAGCAATGCTTTTATGGGGCTCGGGCCACCGCCCAGCAGGCAGACGCCTACCGGGAATTCCCAGACTAGCGCCGTGACCAACGGGCCGTTGGGCAATGGCGTGCCGCTGCCGAGGAGAGTGCGGCCGTTGGGTAACCGGGACAGGAGGTGTACTGATAAGCCAAGCCCACTAGGAAAGTCCCCTCTTGGTAATCCAGGGGCTGCGGAGTTTGTGTCGGTggaggacggcgaggaggtTGACCAAGACAGGGGCAGCCCACTGTGTGTGCAAAGTCAGAGCCCTATTAGGGCTCCTCTGGGAGTCGCAACGGTTCAGCAACCCCAGTTTTCTGCTCTCCGTCCTTCAGATGTTTGCTACATTAATGGTGAATTACCAGATACTGAGTGCTTGTCGAAGATACTTCAGGATAAGCTGGATGCCGAAGGCCTTAGCATGCCCGTAGAGTGCGCTAATCTGCTAAACTCTGGGCTGAATGCATACATAAGGCAGCTGCTGAAGTCTTGTTTGGATGTTGCGAAAGCAAGAGGAAACACAATGAGGGCGCACCAGGCTAATGGGAatgcttcttcctcttctgctgCTTTAAACGGTGGGCTGAATAATGGCTCCGTCTTAGACTCAGGCCGTGTGTACCAAGCTTCACTGGTAGATCTCTCCACAGCTGTACAGTCTAATCCCAAGTTACTAGGGTGTGACTCTGTGAAGCAAAAGGATAAGATTGCTTCTCACCTTGCCGGCTAA